A single Arachnia propionica DNA region contains:
- a CDS encoding ATP-dependent DNA helicase → MNDTGAWRLLPAVPPEIPVPDAGQAVAAVPRRGVRVVLGGPGTGKTTTLAAAAARRLEEGSTLERLVILTASRQAAQELRRDIIRRRGGAEVGARVTTVHGFALGLLRELGDPAQDLRLLRAPEQEQRLRDLLEGEGEQSWPEEVRAAARTRAFARQLREVLARARQLGLDPEHVIELALGDPVFEAVGRFFETYLTIADFDGALDYTELVHRARLLLADTTVAEACRSRFDAVLVDDAQELDQVAANLLGDLARIGLPLLVFGDPQQRLGSFRGASASSITLLRRLPGAETLGLVTGHRNRPAVAKALAGIRERLDAGDAPPAAAPTPGGGSLVTVSIYDDSAAETAHLAAALREAVLVDGCAWHELAVIARSGRSQLTPLARELTARGIPVEVAGDELALGSQCAVETLLAGLTGAANLEHLGNEAVTRLLAGPLCELDAVGQRALIRSLLATGAGDPDSRDLLGKCLGRPELLKAFPGPEAERVRALGLLLVRAAGKLTRGAPVAEVLWTIWNGTGWPDRLREAALAGSRGANQDLDAVVELFELAGRRQELAGHHGADAFCSAVMREEIPADTGRELSIQGRGVRLLTAHRSRTGSWRRVYVIGVSEGTWPQTGWRGLLLDPDRLAPDHLDAASTAGQIASERRSFYVACSRASEQLHISAPAASEAEPAEPSRFCREPGVAPVRVAGLPGQRQTAASLIAELRRVAADPAESPAMRRAAALRLAHLADITDQQCRPAFREARPENWWGVKQPSSPDWRTSRPLVITGSTLQALLTCPRQWFLSRRGGADRPRGPQAGVGDVIHRLAQRAAWGTMGLAEMLQGLDEVWPRLRFEARWMETAEKEQMRRALTRFHTWNETNPDELLGVEVNFEAPIVVKDVPVLLRGTVDRLELRDGKLSVVDLKTGRRPPTRAEVAEHTQLGVYQLAARLGAFEALAPGIREVAEPSLLQLRHGGALPERQFQPVLPEGPSWLTEKLEQAVEILQRGTFEAREGPQCAWCAFGSSCPAINPGGME, encoded by the coding sequence GGAGGAGGGCTCCACGCTGGAGCGGCTCGTGATCCTGACGGCCTCCCGGCAGGCGGCCCAGGAACTGAGGAGGGACATCATCCGGCGACGTGGGGGAGCCGAGGTCGGGGCCCGCGTGACGACCGTGCACGGGTTCGCCCTGGGGCTGTTGCGGGAACTGGGAGATCCGGCACAGGACCTCAGGCTGCTCCGGGCCCCGGAGCAGGAACAGCGGCTCCGGGACCTGCTCGAGGGCGAGGGTGAGCAGTCCTGGCCTGAGGAGGTCCGTGCCGCAGCCCGGACGCGCGCCTTCGCCCGGCAACTGCGTGAGGTGCTGGCCCGGGCCCGGCAACTCGGTCTCGACCCGGAACACGTCATAGAACTCGCCTTGGGAGACCCGGTCTTCGAGGCGGTCGGGCGTTTCTTCGAGACCTACCTGACGATCGCCGATTTCGACGGGGCCCTCGACTACACCGAACTGGTTCATCGCGCGCGCCTGCTCCTGGCCGACACCACCGTCGCAGAGGCCTGCCGTTCTCGATTCGATGCGGTGCTGGTCGACGACGCCCAGGAACTCGACCAAGTGGCGGCAAACCTGTTGGGGGACCTGGCCCGGATCGGTCTTCCCCTGCTTGTGTTCGGTGATCCCCAGCAGAGACTCGGTTCCTTCCGCGGCGCCTCGGCCTCCAGCATCACCCTGCTGCGCAGACTGCCCGGGGCCGAGACCCTCGGGCTCGTCACGGGCCACCGGAATCGCCCGGCCGTGGCGAAGGCGCTCGCCGGGATCCGGGAACGGCTGGACGCGGGCGACGCCCCACCCGCTGCCGCCCCCACACCGGGCGGGGGATCACTCGTCACGGTCAGCATCTACGACGACTCGGCGGCGGAAACCGCCCACCTGGCCGCCGCGCTGCGCGAGGCGGTGCTGGTGGACGGCTGCGCCTGGCACGAGCTCGCGGTGATCGCACGATCCGGGCGCAGCCAGCTGACCCCCCTGGCCCGCGAACTGACGGCGCGGGGAATCCCCGTGGAGGTGGCCGGTGACGAACTGGCCCTCGGATCCCAGTGCGCCGTGGAAACCCTCCTGGCCGGGTTGACCGGGGCGGCGAACCTCGAACATCTCGGGAACGAGGCCGTAACCCGGCTGCTGGCCGGTCCCCTCTGCGAACTGGACGCGGTGGGACAGCGCGCGCTGATCCGGTCCCTGCTTGCCACCGGGGCCGGGGACCCGGACTCCCGTGACCTGCTCGGGAAGTGCCTCGGCCGGCCGGAACTGCTGAAGGCCTTCCCCGGCCCCGAGGCCGAACGCGTCCGGGCGCTCGGGCTCCTGCTCGTCAGGGCTGCCGGGAAACTCACCCGGGGAGCCCCAGTGGCAGAGGTGCTGTGGACGATTTGGAACGGAACCGGATGGCCCGACAGGTTGCGGGAAGCCGCCCTGGCGGGATCGCGCGGCGCCAACCAGGACCTGGACGCCGTCGTCGAACTGTTCGAGCTCGCGGGGCGCCGTCAGGAACTCGCCGGGCACCACGGCGCAGATGCCTTCTGCTCGGCCGTGATGCGTGAGGAGATCCCCGCAGACACCGGGCGCGAACTCTCCATCCAGGGGCGCGGCGTCAGGCTCCTCACGGCCCACCGCTCCCGCACCGGCTCCTGGCGGAGGGTGTACGTGATCGGGGTCAGCGAGGGAACATGGCCGCAGACCGGCTGGCGGGGCCTGCTGCTGGACCCGGACCGTCTCGCCCCCGACCACCTGGATGCGGCCAGCACCGCCGGCCAGATCGCGTCCGAGAGGCGATCCTTCTACGTAGCCTGTTCCCGGGCATCGGAGCAGCTGCACATCAGCGCGCCGGCGGCCAGCGAGGCCGAACCGGCGGAACCGTCACGGTTCTGCCGGGAACCGGGGGTGGCCCCCGTGCGCGTCGCGGGACTGCCCGGGCAGCGGCAGACGGCGGCATCCCTGATCGCCGAGCTGCGGCGGGTCGCGGCGGACCCCGCAGAGTCCCCGGCCATGCGGCGGGCGGCCGCGTTGCGCCTGGCCCATCTCGCAGACATCACCGACCAGCAGTGCCGCCCGGCGTTTCGTGAGGCCCGCCCCGAGAACTGGTGGGGGGTGAAACAACCCTCCTCCCCGGACTGGAGGACGTCACGGCCACTGGTCATCACCGGATCCACCCTGCAGGCGCTCCTGACCTGCCCGCGGCAGTGGTTCCTCTCACGCAGGGGCGGAGCCGACCGGCCCCGAGGCCCCCAGGCCGGTGTGGGCGACGTGATCCACCGGCTGGCCCAGCGGGCAGCATGGGGAACCATGGGACTCGCGGAGATGCTCCAGGGCCTGGACGAGGTTTGGCCCCGGCTCCGTTTCGAGGCCCGCTGGATGGAGACGGCCGAGAAGGAACAGATGCGCCGGGCACTGACCCGGTTCCACACCTGGAACGAGACAAACCCCGACGAGCTCCTCGGGGTCGAGGTGAACTTCGAGGCCCCGATCGTCGTCAAGGACGTGCCGGTCCTGCTGCGCGGCACCGTGGACCGGCTCGAGCTGCGGGACGGGAAACTGTCCGTGGTGGACCTCAAGACCGGTCGCCGCCCCCCGACCAGGGCCGAAGTGGCCGAACACACCCAGCTCGGGGTGTATCAACTCGCCGCCAGGCTCGGGGCGTTCGAGGCCCTGGCGCCCGGAATCAGGGAGGTGGCAGAACCGTCGCTGCTCCAGCTCCGGCACGGCGGAGCACTACCGGAACGGCAATTCCAACCGGTCCTGCCGGAGGGCCCCTCCTGGCTCACCGAGAAACTGGAACAGGCGGTCGAGATCCTCCAGAGGGGGACCTTTGAGGCCCGGGAGGGACCGCAGTGCGCCTGGTGCGCGTTCGGGTCCTCCTGCCCGGCGATCAACCCCGGAGGCATGGAATGA
- a CDS encoding ATP-dependent DNA helicase: MKPLNDPGDLCEALGIPFSPEQLNAICDPLEPQVIVAGAGTGKTTVMAARVVWLVGTGQVRAEQVLGLTFTRKAAAELGGRICHALERADLASRDETEGGEMVLTYDAFAARLVREHGLRLGIEADARLLSGASRFRVAARAVAEHPLPLEHLSRLSPRQLPERVLALDAALGSHLATPAQVREFSLRARARFEKAPLWRGSPTKAVLEAQGAIDERLELLELVETYRELKKKLGLVEFADQQAQAVELAQSFPAVGATLRQRFRVVLLDEYQDTSSAQAILLRALFSGADTASGRGFPVTAVGDPNQAIYGWRGAAASNILGFPTHFPGATGEPAKEFTLTINRRSGSRILEVGNALAEPLTRNRGGGVELRPGEGAPDGEVRVLCFDTLAEELDWLATDVTARHAEGTAWRDIAVLTRRNDVLTSVWERLREHDVPVEIVGIGGLLRLPEIAPVVATLKVLADPLANAEVAGLLTGERWRLGLADLAALARRARELAPGEAAEEPLPLPEELTELVSRADPACAPSLLDAMNDPGQAAISGEGRARLERFTSELAELRRHLDEPVPELVRRVISRLGLEAEQLVRGDTSQLARFIAACSTYPDIDGDGSLAGLLAWLDAEEEHGDALERATPTAADSVKLLTVHRAKGLEWHTVYLPALSEGVFPGTDRTGNWSTNSRLLPAPLRGDADAIPQLADYSKRGIDAYREELKQEHRLSEDRLAYVAATRAKRLLVVSAHTWAPGLKRARGRSRYFEDAAALHEGSSMPPPLEENPRPTAARTAAWPVPVTDRAAATAHAAALVRQAREVIASGGDETGWVWGSGVASAAEQERIAAWDRDAAFLAEQLTRRTNRNLTLPAGLSATALMELRKNPVGFAERLARRMPREPKRSTRLGERFHEWVMARFSVSPGFDELEFRARAEEPELERLKRAFEASRFANLTPLGIEVPFLLRWESLVLRGRIDAVFPSDDPAFDALVVDWKIGDSNADPLQLAIYRQAWAKARGLEPGRVATAFHHVLANRLEPVVASPELIRAATAAIIP, translated from the coding sequence ATGAAACCACTGAACGACCCCGGCGACCTGTGCGAGGCACTCGGAATCCCGTTCAGCCCGGAACAGCTGAACGCTATCTGCGACCCGCTCGAACCACAGGTGATCGTCGCCGGAGCGGGTACGGGGAAAACCACGGTCATGGCCGCCCGGGTCGTGTGGCTGGTGGGCACCGGGCAGGTGCGGGCCGAGCAGGTCCTCGGGCTGACCTTCACCCGGAAGGCCGCCGCGGAGTTGGGAGGGCGCATCTGTCACGCCTTGGAACGGGCCGACTTGGCCTCCCGGGACGAGACGGAGGGCGGCGAGATGGTGCTCACCTACGACGCCTTCGCCGCCCGGCTCGTCCGGGAACACGGCCTGAGGCTGGGCATCGAGGCCGATGCCAGGCTGCTGTCCGGGGCTTCCAGGTTCAGGGTTGCCGCCCGGGCGGTTGCCGAGCACCCCCTGCCCCTCGAACACCTGTCCCGGCTGTCCCCTCGCCAGCTCCCGGAACGGGTGCTGGCCCTGGATGCGGCCCTGGGATCACACCTGGCAACGCCCGCGCAGGTCAGGGAGTTCTCCCTGCGGGCCCGGGCCCGGTTCGAGAAGGCACCGCTGTGGCGGGGATCACCGACGAAGGCGGTTCTCGAGGCCCAGGGGGCCATCGACGAGCGTCTGGAGTTGTTGGAACTCGTCGAGACCTACCGGGAACTCAAGAAGAAACTCGGCCTGGTGGAATTCGCCGACCAGCAGGCCCAGGCAGTGGAATTGGCGCAATCATTCCCCGCGGTCGGCGCCACGCTCAGACAACGGTTCCGGGTAGTCCTGCTCGATGAGTACCAGGACACATCGTCGGCGCAGGCAATCCTGCTGCGCGCACTGTTCAGCGGCGCCGATACCGCGTCGGGCCGCGGGTTTCCCGTGACCGCCGTCGGGGATCCGAACCAGGCGATCTACGGGTGGCGCGGAGCAGCCGCCTCGAACATCCTCGGGTTTCCCACCCACTTCCCCGGGGCAACGGGGGAACCCGCAAAGGAGTTCACGCTCACCATCAACCGCCGCAGCGGCAGCCGGATCCTGGAGGTGGGCAACGCCCTGGCCGAGCCGCTCACGCGCAACAGGGGCGGGGGGGTGGAACTACGCCCCGGGGAGGGTGCACCCGATGGTGAGGTCCGTGTCCTGTGCTTCGACACCCTCGCGGAGGAACTCGACTGGCTGGCGACCGACGTCACGGCCCGGCATGCCGAGGGCACGGCATGGCGGGACATCGCCGTCCTGACCCGCCGCAACGACGTCCTGACCTCGGTGTGGGAACGTCTCCGCGAACACGACGTTCCCGTGGAGATCGTCGGTATCGGGGGCCTGCTTCGGCTACCGGAGATCGCCCCCGTGGTGGCCACCCTGAAGGTACTCGCCGACCCTTTGGCAAACGCCGAGGTGGCCGGGCTGCTCACCGGGGAACGCTGGCGGCTCGGTCTGGCCGATCTGGCCGCGCTGGCGCGGCGCGCCCGGGAGCTGGCGCCGGGGGAGGCCGCGGAGGAACCGCTTCCGTTGCCCGAGGAATTGACCGAACTCGTCTCGCGTGCCGATCCGGCTTGCGCACCCTCGCTGTTGGACGCCATGAACGATCCGGGGCAGGCCGCCATCAGCGGCGAGGGGAGGGCGCGGCTGGAACGGTTCACCTCGGAACTCGCCGAGCTGCGCAGGCACTTGGACGAGCCCGTCCCCGAGCTGGTGCGCCGCGTGATCTCCCGGCTCGGCCTGGAGGCCGAACAACTGGTGCGCGGGGACACCTCCCAGCTTGCGCGGTTCATCGCGGCCTGCTCCACCTACCCCGACATCGACGGCGACGGGAGCCTGGCCGGGTTACTGGCATGGCTGGATGCCGAGGAGGAACACGGGGACGCGCTGGAACGCGCCACACCGACCGCAGCCGATTCGGTGAAGCTGCTCACCGTCCACCGGGCCAAGGGACTGGAATGGCACACGGTCTACCTGCCGGCGCTGTCGGAGGGGGTGTTTCCCGGGACCGACCGGACGGGAAACTGGAGCACGAATTCGCGTCTGCTGCCCGCGCCGCTCAGGGGAGACGCGGATGCGATCCCCCAGCTCGCCGACTACTCCAAGCGGGGCATCGACGCCTACCGGGAGGAGTTGAAGCAGGAGCACCGGCTCTCCGAGGACCGGCTGGCCTATGTCGCCGCCACCAGGGCGAAACGACTGCTCGTCGTCTCAGCCCACACCTGGGCGCCCGGGCTGAAACGGGCACGCGGCCGTTCACGCTATTTCGAGGATGCGGCAGCACTCCACGAGGGATCCTCCATGCCGCCTCCCCTGGAGGAAAATCCCCGACCCACGGCTGCCCGGACCGCGGCCTGGCCCGTTCCCGTCACGGACCGGGCGGCCGCCACGGCCCACGCCGCGGCCCTGGTCCGTCAGGCGCGGGAGGTGATCGCATCCGGGGGGGACGAGACCGGCTGGGTCTGGGGGTCGGGCGTCGCCTCGGCGGCGGAACAGGAGAGGATCGCGGCGTGGGACCGGGACGCTGCTTTCCTGGCCGAGCAACTGACCCGGAGGACGAACCGGAACCTGACCCTGCCCGCCGGCCTGTCGGCCACCGCGCTCATGGAACTGCGGAAGAACCCGGTGGGTTTCGCCGAGCGCCTGGCGCGCCGGATGCCGCGGGAACCGAAACGCAGCACGCGGCTGGGGGAGCGGTTCCACGAATGGGTGATGGCGCGGTTCTCCGTCAGTCCCGGTTTCGACGAACTCGAGTTCCGGGCTCGCGCGGAGGAACCCGAGCTGGAACGCCTCAAACGGGCCTTCGAGGCAAGCCGGTTCGCGAACCTGACGCCACTCGGAATCGAGGTTCCGTTCCTGCTCCGCTGGGAATCGCTGGTGCTGCGCGGGCGGATCGACGCGGTCTTTCCCAGCGACGACCCGGCCTTCGATGCGCTCGTGGTCGACTGGAAAATCGGTGATTCGAATGCGGACCCACTGCAACTGGCCATCTACCGACAGGCCTGGGCCAAGGCCCGTGGCCTGGAACCGGGACGGGTGGCCACTGCCTTCCACCACGTCCTGGCCAACCGTCTGGAGCCGGTGGTGGCGAGCCCGGAACTGATCCGGGCCGCAACGGCGGCAATCATTCCTTGA
- a CDS encoding DUF7455 domain-containing protein codes for MTNTATEQATGSLTAMDRCDRCGAQAYLRVELSSGGELLFCAHHANKHREKLAQVAARIHDETARLKE; via the coding sequence ATGACCAACACCGCCACTGAACAGGCCACCGGCAGCCTCACCGCCATGGACCGGTGCGACCGTTGCGGCGCTCAGGCCTACCTCCGCGTGGAGTTGAGCAGCGGCGGCGAGTTGCTGTTCTGCGCACATCACGCGAACAAGCACCGCGAGAAGCTCGCCCAGGTGGCTGCGCGAATCCACGACGAGACGGCACGCCTCAAGGAATGA
- a CDS encoding DNA gyrase/topoisomerase IV subunit B, giving the protein MRSNPNTHTPRDYGAKNLLVLEGLEAVRKRPAMYIGSTDTRGLMHCLWEIIDNAVDEALSGFGDRITVTLHEDGSVEVVDHARGIPVDKEPRTGLSGVEVVYTRLHAGGKFGNSSYNATGGLHGVGASVVNALSSRLDVEVDREGATWAMSFRRGVPGIFGGEGPDAPFTPASGLRKLGRVPKNRTGTRVRYWSDEQIFLADAGLSLPQLHDRARQTSFLVPGLRLEVTDARGGERETEVFLHEGGITEFVDFLAKDAPLTEALRLTGGDSFTETVPMLDEAGVMTATDVERSLEVDIAARWGTGYDNQVRSFVNIIATPKGGTHVSGFERGVVKAFTKALDGTRLLKNGDEIVKDDCLEGLTAVVTVRLAEPQFEGQTKEVLGTPPVQRLVARIVENELTDFLTSSRAATKQVARTLMEKVVNASRARVQARAHRENQRRKNALESSSLPPKLKDCRSADGELSELFIVEGDSALGTANTARNSEFQALLPIRGKILNVQKASVGDMLKNAECAAIIQVVGAGSGRTFEVDAARYGKIIFMADADSDGAHIRCLLATLFFRYMRPLVEAGRVYSAVPPLHRFELINPKRGMEKYIYTYTDGEYQRKAAELTKKGVRFKEPQRYKGLGEMDAHQLAETTMDPRRRTLRRLTVDDAERAEAVFEMLMGNDVAPRKEFIVAGAYALESDRIDV; this is encoded by the coding sequence GTGCGTTCGAACCCCAACACCCACACCCCCCGCGACTACGGAGCCAAGAACCTGCTGGTCCTGGAGGGCCTCGAGGCGGTGCGCAAACGCCCGGCCATGTATATCGGATCCACGGACACCCGTGGCCTGATGCACTGCCTGTGGGAGATCATCGACAACGCCGTTGACGAGGCCCTCTCCGGTTTCGGCGACCGCATCACGGTAACCCTCCATGAGGACGGCTCCGTCGAGGTCGTGGATCACGCCCGCGGCATCCCCGTCGACAAGGAACCGCGCACGGGCCTCAGCGGTGTCGAGGTGGTCTACACCCGGCTCCACGCGGGCGGGAAGTTCGGGAACTCCTCTTACAACGCAACCGGTGGGCTTCACGGAGTTGGTGCCTCCGTGGTCAATGCGCTCAGCTCCCGCCTGGACGTCGAGGTGGACCGGGAAGGAGCCACCTGGGCCATGAGTTTCCGGCGCGGGGTGCCCGGGATCTTCGGCGGCGAAGGACCGGATGCTCCCTTCACCCCGGCCTCAGGTCTGCGGAAACTTGGGCGGGTGCCGAAGAACCGCACGGGAACCCGGGTGCGCTACTGGAGCGATGAACAGATCTTCCTCGCCGACGCCGGTCTCTCCCTGCCCCAGCTCCACGACCGGGCGCGCCAGACCTCCTTCCTCGTCCCGGGTCTGCGCCTGGAGGTGACCGATGCCCGCGGGGGAGAACGCGAAACAGAGGTGTTCCTCCACGAGGGAGGCATCACGGAGTTCGTGGATTTCCTGGCGAAGGACGCCCCGTTGACGGAGGCGCTGCGGCTGACCGGCGGTGATTCGTTCACCGAGACCGTGCCGATGCTCGACGAGGCCGGGGTGATGACCGCCACCGACGTGGAACGCAGCCTCGAGGTCGACATCGCGGCGCGGTGGGGCACCGGATACGACAACCAGGTGCGTTCCTTCGTCAACATCATCGCCACCCCCAAGGGCGGTACCCACGTATCCGGTTTCGAACGGGGGGTGGTAAAGGCATTCACGAAGGCCCTCGACGGGACCCGGTTGTTGAAGAACGGGGACGAAATCGTCAAGGACGACTGCCTCGAGGGACTGACCGCAGTGGTCACCGTCCGGCTCGCGGAGCCGCAGTTCGAGGGACAGACGAAGGAGGTGCTGGGCACCCCTCCCGTGCAGCGCCTGGTGGCGCGTATCGTCGAGAACGAGCTCACGGATTTCCTGACCAGCTCCAGGGCCGCGACCAAGCAGGTGGCGCGAACCCTCATGGAGAAGGTGGTGAACGCCTCCCGCGCCCGCGTCCAGGCCCGGGCGCACCGCGAGAACCAGCGCCGGAAGAACGCCCTCGAGTCGTCGTCACTGCCACCGAAACTGAAGGACTGCCGCAGCGCCGACGGCGAGTTGAGCGAGCTGTTCATCGTCGAGGGTGACTCGGCGCTCGGCACCGCGAACACAGCGCGCAACTCCGAGTTCCAGGCGCTGCTGCCGATTCGCGGCAAGATCCTGAACGTGCAGAAGGCCTCCGTCGGCGACATGTTGAAGAACGCCGAGTGCGCGGCCATCATCCAGGTGGTCGGCGCCGGTTCGGGACGCACCTTCGAGGTGGACGCAGCACGCTACGGCAAGATCATCTTCATGGCGGACGCCGACTCCGACGGAGCCCACATCCGCTGCCTGCTCGCCACGCTGTTCTTCCGCTACATGCGTCCCCTCGTGGAAGCAGGCCGGGTCTATTCGGCGGTTCCCCCGCTGCACCGTTTCGAACTGATCAATCCGAAACGGGGCATGGAGAAATACATCTACACCTACACCGACGGGGAGTACCAACGGAAGGCCGCGGAGCTGACGAAGAAGGGGGTGCGGTTCAAAGAACCGCAGCGTTACAAGGGGCTGGGTGAGATGGACGCCCATCAGCTGGCGGAAACCACCATGGATCCCAGGCGTCGCACCTTGAGACGCCTGACCGTGGACGACGCGGAACGAGCGGAGGCCGTCTTCGAGATGCTGATGGGCAATGACGTGGCGCCGCGCAAGGAGTTCATAGTCGCGGGCGCCTACGCGCTGGAATCCGACCGCATAGACGTCTGA
- a CDS encoding ClbS/DfsB family four-helix bundle protein has translation MPKPTSRNELVHLAAERFEELCALCDSMSDHEHAVSFDFSGGGNRKEAHWQRDKNVRDVLTHLYEWHQLLLTWVRDNRNGQSRPFLPAPHNWRTYGKLNEQFWCQHQSTTLEEAERLVRSSHEQVMALINSFSNAELFEKGRFAWTGTTTLGSYCTSATSSHYDWALRKIRAHLKELRSTPRP, from the coding sequence ATGCCGAAACCGACGTCCAGGAATGAGTTGGTTCACCTAGCGGCCGAGCGGTTCGAAGAACTGTGCGCGCTGTGCGATTCGATGAGCGATCACGAGCACGCCGTTTCGTTCGACTTCAGCGGCGGGGGCAACAGGAAAGAGGCTCATTGGCAGCGCGACAAGAACGTTCGGGACGTCCTGACGCACCTGTACGAATGGCACCAGCTTCTGCTGACCTGGGTGAGGGACAACAGGAACGGGCAATCAAGGCCGTTCCTGCCCGCACCCCACAACTGGAGGACCTACGGCAAGTTGAACGAGCAGTTCTGGTGCCAGCACCAGTCAACCACACTGGAGGAGGCAGAACGACTCGTGCGCTCCTCCCACGAACAGGTGATGGCCTTGATCAACTCCTTCAGCAACGCCGAACTGTTCGAGAAGGGCCGGTTCGCCTGGACGGGAACGACGACCCTGGGCTCCTACTGCACATCCGCGACATCCAGCCATTACGACTGGGCATTGAGGAAGATCCGCGCTCATCTCAAGGAATTGCGCTCCACACCCCGACCTTAG
- a CDS encoding beta-class carbonic anhydrase has translation MSFDDLLSANRSYAESFSRKGIDGIAHAGVAIVTCMDSRIDPLPMVGLGPGDAKILRSPGGWVAPWTMTGLVLAVQLLHVERIMLIPHTRCAMSGTDEALHQSIAERNGMDATWLSFGASPDQMSRLKQDVSAVLAHPLIKNRAKVGGFMYDVDTGLLEQIF, from the coding sequence ATGAGTTTCGACGACCTGCTCTCCGCCAACCGCAGCTATGCGGAAAGTTTCTCCCGGAAGGGAATCGATGGCATCGCTCACGCCGGGGTCGCGATCGTCACCTGCATGGATTCACGCATAGACCCGTTGCCCATGGTCGGTCTCGGTCCCGGTGACGCCAAGATCCTTCGTTCCCCCGGCGGCTGGGTGGCGCCCTGGACAATGACGGGCCTGGTGCTGGCAGTCCAGCTGCTCCACGTCGAACGGATCATGCTCATCCCACACACCCGCTGCGCGATGTCCGGAACCGATGAGGCGTTGCACCAGTCGATCGCGGAACGCAACGGAATGGACGCCACGTGGCTGAGTTTCGGCGCCAGCCCGGACCAGATGAGCCGTTTGAAGCAAGACGTCTCCGCGGTGCTGGCCCATCCCCTGATCAAGAACCGAGCCAAGGTGGGGGGATTCATGTACGACGTGGACACCGGCCTGCTGGAGCAGATCTTCTGA